In the Paenibacillus sp. FSL H7-0357 genome, one interval contains:
- a CDS encoding GH36-type glycosyl hydrolase domain-containing protein → MKFGTFDDTRKEYVINTPKTPYPWINYLGNEQFFGLISNTAGGYTFYRDARMRRLTRYRYNNIPLDTGGRYYYLYDDGDFWTPGWMPVKRDLDFYECRHGLGYTSITGERNGISVNQLAFVPMGHNAEVHRLVVKNTGSAKKSVKLFSFAEFCLWNAQDDMTNFQRNLSTGEVEVKDSVIYHKTEYRERRNHYAFYSVNKEIAGFDTDRESFVGMYNGLDAPQAVAAGEATNSVASGWSPIGSHALEIALEPGEEQSFIFVLGYIENPEDEKWESLNVINKKPAQAVIEQFATDAQVDAALAVLAAHWDNLLSKYQITSGDDKLNRMVNIWNPYQCMVTFNMSRSASYFESGIGRGMGFRDSNQDLLGFVHQIPERAKERILDIAATQFEDGSAYHQYQPLTKKGNNEVGTGFNDDPLWLILGTAAYIKETGDTSILDEQVPFDSNPDNTATLFEHLKRSFEHVTNNLGPHGLPLIGRADWNDCLNLNCFSTEPGESFQTTANIEGRVAESVFIAGLFVFVGPDYAEICRMRGLNDVAADAVAKIDNMREITLTHGFDGDWFLRAYDHYGDKIGSKENEEGQIFIEPQGICVMAGIGVEDGQAAKALTSVEERLDTDYGIVLQQPPYSKYYLNLGEISTYPPGYKENAGIFCHNNPWIMIAETVLGHGDRAFDIYKKIAPAYLEDISEVHRMEPYVYSQMIAGKDAVRHGEAKNSWLTGTAAWNYVAITQSILGIQADFAGLKVDPCIPAEWDGFEITRVFRGDTYVITIKNPNHVSKGVASLTLDGAAVEGNIIAPVGDGAVHQVVVELG, encoded by the coding sequence ATGAAATTCGGAACTTTTGACGACACTCGTAAAGAGTACGTAATCAACACCCCTAAAACACCTTATCCATGGATCAACTACCTCGGTAACGAGCAATTTTTCGGCCTTATCTCTAATACTGCCGGTGGTTACACCTTCTATCGCGATGCCCGGATGAGAAGATTGACCCGCTACCGGTATAACAATATTCCGCTGGATACAGGCGGACGTTACTACTATCTGTATGACGACGGCGATTTCTGGACCCCGGGCTGGATGCCGGTCAAACGCGACCTCGATTTCTACGAGTGCCGCCACGGTCTTGGCTATACTTCCATCACCGGCGAACGCAACGGTATTTCTGTGAACCAGCTCGCTTTTGTACCGATGGGCCACAATGCCGAAGTTCACCGCCTTGTTGTGAAGAACACCGGATCTGCTAAGAAATCGGTGAAGCTGTTCTCTTTTGCCGAGTTCTGTCTGTGGAATGCCCAGGATGATATGACCAACTTCCAGCGTAATCTGAGCACTGGTGAGGTTGAAGTCAAGGATTCCGTAATCTATCACAAAACAGAATACCGTGAGCGCAGAAACCACTATGCCTTCTATTCTGTAAATAAAGAAATCGCCGGCTTTGATACCGACCGCGAATCCTTCGTGGGTATGTATAATGGTCTGGATGCTCCACAAGCAGTAGCTGCCGGGGAAGCAACCAACTCCGTAGCCAGCGGCTGGTCGCCAATCGGCTCTCATGCACTGGAAATCGCGCTGGAACCAGGCGAAGAGCAAAGCTTCATCTTCGTACTCGGCTATATCGAGAACCCGGAAGATGAGAAATGGGAATCCCTGAATGTCATCAATAAAAAACCGGCGCAGGCTGTCATCGAGCAATTCGCTACAGACGCTCAAGTGGATGCTGCTCTGGCTGTTCTGGCTGCACACTGGGATAACCTGCTGTCCAAATATCAGATCACAAGCGGCGACGACAAGCTGAACCGTATGGTTAACATCTGGAACCCATATCAATGTATGGTTACCTTCAACATGTCCCGCTCCGCTTCCTACTTCGAATCCGGGATTGGCCGCGGTATGGGCTTCCGCGATTCCAACCAGGACTTGCTCGGATTTGTACACCAAATTCCTGAGCGCGCCAAAGAGCGTATTCTGGATATCGCCGCTACCCAGTTCGAAGACGGCAGCGCGTATCACCAGTACCAGCCGCTCACCAAAAAAGGCAACAACGAAGTCGGCACAGGCTTTAACGATGATCCGCTTTGGCTGATCCTGGGAACGGCTGCCTACATTAAGGAAACCGGCGACACTTCCATTCTGGATGAGCAGGTTCCTTTCGACAGCAACCCGGACAACACTGCTACCCTGTTCGAGCACTTGAAACGCTCCTTCGAGCATGTCACCAACAATCTCGGACCTCATGGCCTGCCGCTGATCGGCCGCGCGGACTGGAATGACTGCCTGAATCTTAACTGCTTCTCTACCGAGCCAGGCGAATCGTTCCAGACGACTGCCAACATCGAAGGCCGTGTAGCGGAATCCGTCTTTATCGCCGGTCTGTTCGTCTTTGTTGGACCGGACTATGCGGAAATTTGCCGCATGCGCGGACTTAACGATGTTGCTGCGGATGCCGTAGCCAAGATCGACAACATGCGTGAAATCACGCTGACCCATGGCTTCGACGGTGACTGGTTCCTGCGCGCTTACGACCACTACGGCGACAAGATCGGCAGCAAAGAAAACGAAGAAGGCCAAATCTTCATCGAACCGCAAGGCATTTGCGTAATGGCAGGTATCGGCGTGGAAGACGGTCAAGCGGCCAAAGCTTTGACTTCCGTTGAGGAACGTCTGGACACAGATTATGGTATCGTGCTGCAGCAGCCGCCATACTCCAAGTACTACCTGAACCTGGGTGAAATTTCTACGTATCCGCCGGGCTACAAAGAAAATGCCGGTATTTTCTGCCACAACAACCCATGGATCATGATTGCTGAAACGGTACTGGGACACGGAGACAGAGCATTCGATATCTATAAGAAAATCGCTCCGGCTTACCTGGAAGACATCAGCGAAGTTCACCGGATGGAACCTTATGTGTACTCGCAAATGATCGCTGGTAAAGATGCCGTACGCCACGGGGAAGCGAAAAACTCCTGGCTGACGGGTACCGCTGCCTGGAACTATGTAGCCATTACCCAATCCATTCTCGGTATCCAGGCTGATTTCGCCGGTCTGAAAGTAGATCCTTGTATCCCTGCTGAGTGGGACGGATTCGAAATTACCCGCGTCTTCCGTGGAGATACTTATGTAATCACTATTAAGAACCCTAACCATGTCTCTAAAGGCGTAGCCAGCCTCACTCTCGACGGCGCCGCTGTAGAAGGAAACATCATCGCTCCTGTTGGCGACGGTGCAGTGCACCAAGTGGTAGTTGAGCTGGGCTAA
- a CDS encoding LacI family DNA-binding transcriptional regulator — translation MRSEDIAKLAGVSRSTVSRVINNYSNVPEETRAKVLKVIEQHQYEPNSFARALAGKKTDTIGLFAISMNEKENATRIYQNNYFAPFVDAVVDTSNARGCYVLIHTVYSPDDFLKVKQAFLQKRIDGGIIVGTQKDIDIVREMVGLESPLVLIDYDISEIMSEHLDRNHLAIVNSKDYEGTVEAIEYLIGLGHEEVGMICGRMNTYSGRERYMAYEDTLKRHGLQLNENFILQGDFLKEKAYEEVKKLLESGGPLPTAFFSSNDDMAISAMEAFSEHGVSVPEDMSIAGFDDVQLASRIHPKLTSVRLPIYEMSKAAVEKVIELCDSAQPTFSTISFPARLVERDSCLPPKK, via the coding sequence ATGCGCAGCGAAGATATTGCTAAGCTCGCCGGGGTATCCCGTAGTACGGTATCCCGCGTGATCAACAACTATTCCAATGTCCCTGAAGAGACCCGGGCCAAGGTGCTGAAGGTTATTGAACAGCATCAATACGAGCCAAACAGCTTTGCCCGGGCTCTGGCCGGCAAGAAGACCGATACGATCGGCCTTTTCGCCATCAGCATGAACGAGAAGGAGAATGCAACCCGGATCTATCAGAACAATTACTTCGCGCCTTTCGTCGATGCCGTAGTCGACACGTCGAATGCCCGCGGCTGTTATGTGCTGATTCATACCGTATACTCTCCCGACGATTTCCTGAAGGTTAAGCAGGCTTTCCTGCAGAAACGGATTGACGGCGGCATTATCGTCGGCACCCAGAAGGATATTGATATCGTACGGGAAATGGTTGGACTTGAATCCCCGCTAGTGCTGATCGATTATGACATTTCGGAGATTATGTCGGAGCATCTGGACCGCAATCATCTGGCCATTGTGAACTCCAAGGACTATGAGGGCACTGTCGAAGCCATCGAGTACTTGATCGGCCTTGGCCATGAAGAAGTTGGCATGATCTGCGGACGAATGAACACGTACTCCGGACGGGAACGCTATATGGCATACGAGGATACGTTGAAGCGGCATGGATTGCAGCTCAATGAGAACTTCATCCTGCAGGGTGATTTCCTGAAGGAGAAGGCCTACGAAGAGGTTAAGAAGCTGCTGGAGTCCGGCGGCCCATTGCCTACAGCCTTCTTCTCGTCCAATGATGACATGGCTATCTCAGCGATGGAAGCGTTCTCCGAACACGGAGTATCCGTGCCTGAGGATATGTCCATTGCCGGATTCGATGATGTGCAGCTTGCCTCGCGCATTCATCCCAAGCTGACCTCCGTACGTCTGCCGATTTACGAAATGTCCAAGGCCGCTGTCGAGAAAGTGATCGAGCTGTGCGATTCCGCTCAGCCGACCTTTAGCACCATCAGCTTCCCGGCCAGGCTGGTCGAAAGAGACTCCTGCCTGCCGCCGAAGAAGTAA
- a CDS encoding Rpn family recombination-promoting nuclease/putative transposase: MELLDPRNDFLFKRIFGSEENRDVLIAFLNRTFAEAGKPPLSEIILLNPYTDKDSPRDKQSILDIRARTTEGEIINIEMQLFNKYDTEKRTLFYWSKQYSSQLQESQSYSQLKRCVTINILNYTLLPNEMYHNVFHLREDRTGISLIEDIEIHFLELPKLDEQIVSLEQGGLANWLLFLKGADQSKWEVLTMNEPILKKAMNTLEFLSQNEEARRQYEDRQKYLHDEASMYETAKTRGFTEGVAEGKAKGKAEGKAEGEAQAKREIARKLLGLGVDLPVIAEASGLTVEEIKQLKPLQ; the protein is encoded by the coding sequence ATGGAGCTACTTGATCCGCGCAATGATTTTTTGTTCAAACGTATATTTGGCAGTGAAGAGAACCGTGATGTACTAATCGCTTTCCTTAACCGGACATTTGCTGAGGCTGGGAAGCCGCCACTAAGCGAGATCATTCTACTTAACCCGTACACTGACAAAGATTCTCCTCGCGATAAGCAGTCTATACTGGACATTCGTGCTAGAACAACAGAAGGCGAAATCATTAATATCGAGATGCAATTGTTTAATAAATATGATACAGAGAAGAGAACTTTGTTCTATTGGAGTAAACAATACTCCAGCCAATTACAGGAAAGCCAGTCTTATAGCCAATTGAAGCGTTGTGTGACTATTAATATCCTAAACTATACATTGCTGCCCAATGAGATGTATCATAACGTGTTTCATCTGCGTGAAGACCGGACCGGAATTTCTCTGATTGAAGACATTGAAATTCATTTTTTGGAACTTCCGAAGCTAGATGAGCAAATCGTTTCGCTGGAGCAAGGCGGTCTTGCGAATTGGTTGCTCTTTTTGAAAGGCGCAGATCAATCCAAATGGGAGGTGCTGACAATGAATGAGCCTATACTAAAGAAGGCTATGAATACGCTGGAGTTCTTAAGTCAGAATGAGGAAGCCCGCAGACAGTATGAAGATCGCCAAAAATATTTACATGATGAAGCTTCAATGTATGAAACGGCGAAGACTAGAGGGTTCACTGAAGGTGTTGCTGAAGGAAAAGCAAAAGGAAAAGCTGAAGGAAAGGCTGAAGGTGAAGCTCAGGCGAAAAGAGAGATTGCGCGGAAGCTCCTTGGACTCGGCGTTGATCTGCCTGTAATCGCTGAAGCATCTGGCCTGACGGTAGAAGAAATTAAACAACTGAAGCCACTGCAATGA